Proteins encoded by one window of Synechococcus sp. WH 7805:
- a CDS encoding CP12 domain-containing protein, with amino-acid sequence MKSIDEHIKKDQSELETAKAEGNDAKVRHISEELESLQEYKKEHPEDSHDPTPLELYCEANPEADECRVYDD; translated from the coding sequence ATGAAATCCATCGACGAGCACATCAAAAAGGACCAGTCCGAACTCGAGACGGCCAAGGCAGAAGGGAACGATGCCAAGGTGCGTCACATCAGCGAGGAGCTGGAATCCTTGCAGGAGTACAAAAAGGAGCACCCCGAAGATTCCCACGACCCAACGCCTTTGGAGCTTTATTGCGAAGCCAATCCAGAAGCTGACGAATGCCGTGTCTACGACGACTGA
- a CDS encoding ABC-F family ATP-binding cassette domain-containing protein has product MSLISLVDASKDFGIRTLFEDLTLHVREGDRLGLIGPNGAGKSTLLRVLAGLEPLGSGERRCSARLRVELVGQESRVDPGLTVLEQVLAGCGKKRDLLLRFSEVSEAVAKTPDDTALMGELGALSERMDEEEAWALEQQCQEVLQRLGISDLHRPVEDLSGGYRKRVGLASALVACPDVLLLDEPTNHLDAAAVEWLQSWLDRYPGAVVLVTHDRYVLDQVTRRIVEVERGVASSIDGNYSAYLQRKADQEVADAAEAARFKSVMRRELAWLRQGPKARSTKQRARIERIEALKASPTKQAKQELAMSSVSRRIGKVVIEAEELTVTTDGQPGGPSLLRDFTYSFSPEDRVGIIGPNGSGKSTLLDLIAGRRQVTSGSLRLGDTVHLGYLDQHTDALSEGRGLERKVIEFVEEAASRIELAGEQLSASQLLERFLFPPAQQHSPLNKLSGGERRRLSLCRMLIQAPNVLLLDEPTNDLDVQTLSVLEDLLEDFRGCVVVVSHDRYFLDRTIDRLFCFEDGRLKRFEGNYSAFLDHKRALEKNSSEPSSVPKETASSKKKPKKSSDSGPRRRSFKESRELETLEQTLPDLEKRKADLEEAIGSGQGDLTNLSQDLATLLERIQESEERWLELSELAP; this is encoded by the coding sequence GTGAGTCTGATCAGCCTTGTTGATGCGTCCAAGGACTTCGGGATCCGCACACTGTTTGAGGACCTCACCCTGCATGTGCGAGAGGGAGATCGTCTCGGGCTGATTGGCCCCAATGGAGCGGGGAAATCAACCCTGTTGAGGGTGCTCGCAGGGCTGGAGCCCCTCGGCAGCGGAGAGCGTCGCTGCTCAGCCCGACTGCGGGTGGAACTGGTGGGGCAAGAGAGCCGAGTGGATCCGGGATTAACGGTGCTGGAGCAGGTTCTGGCTGGATGCGGCAAGAAAAGGGATCTGCTTCTGCGCTTCAGCGAGGTCTCGGAAGCCGTTGCAAAAACGCCGGATGACACGGCCCTGATGGGTGAGCTGGGAGCGCTCAGCGAACGCATGGATGAAGAGGAGGCCTGGGCGCTGGAGCAGCAGTGTCAGGAGGTGCTGCAACGCCTGGGAATCTCCGACTTGCATCGGCCCGTGGAGGATCTCTCCGGCGGATACCGCAAGCGGGTGGGATTGGCCTCAGCCCTGGTGGCCTGCCCCGATGTTCTCCTACTGGACGAACCCACGAACCATCTCGATGCGGCGGCGGTGGAGTGGCTTCAGAGCTGGCTGGATCGCTATCCAGGCGCCGTGGTTCTCGTGACCCACGATCGTTACGTCCTGGATCAGGTGACCCGTCGGATCGTGGAAGTCGAACGGGGGGTCGCCAGCAGCATCGACGGAAATTACAGCGCCTATCTGCAACGCAAGGCCGACCAGGAGGTGGCCGATGCCGCAGAAGCCGCTCGCTTCAAAAGTGTGATGCGTCGCGAACTGGCCTGGCTGCGCCAAGGTCCGAAAGCGAGAAGCACCAAACAGAGAGCCAGGATCGAAAGGATTGAGGCCCTTAAGGCGTCACCGACGAAGCAAGCCAAGCAGGAGCTGGCGATGAGCAGCGTCAGTCGGCGCATCGGCAAGGTCGTCATTGAGGCTGAGGAGCTCACCGTCACAACGGATGGCCAGCCGGGCGGGCCCTCACTGCTGCGGGATTTCACCTACAGCTTCAGCCCCGAGGATCGAGTCGGGATCATCGGCCCCAACGGCAGCGGCAAATCGACCCTTCTCGATCTGATCGCTGGCCGCCGCCAGGTCACCAGCGGCTCCCTGCGGCTGGGTGACACGGTCCACCTCGGCTACCTCGATCAGCACACGGATGCTCTCAGCGAGGGACGCGGTCTCGAAAGGAAGGTGATCGAATTTGTAGAGGAAGCAGCCTCCAGGATCGAACTAGCTGGCGAACAGTTGAGTGCATCCCAGCTTCTGGAACGGTTTTTGTTTCCCCCTGCCCAACAGCACAGCCCCCTGAACAAACTCTCGGGTGGCGAACGCAGGCGTCTGAGTCTCTGCCGGATGTTGATCCAGGCTCCGAATGTGCTGTTGCTGGATGAGCCAACCAACGATTTAGACGTGCAAACCTTGAGCGTTCTCGAGGATCTGCTCGAGGATTTCCGTGGCTGTGTCGTTGTGGTCTCGCACGATCGCTACTTCCTCGACCGCACGATTGATCGTTTGTTCTGTTTCGAGGACGGTCGTCTGAAGCGGTTCGAAGGCAACTACAGCGCCTTCCTTGACCACAAACGTGCCTTGGAGAAGAACAGCTCCGAGCCATCGTCTGTTCCGAAAGAGACCGCCAGCTCCAAGAAGAAGCCGAAGAAATCCTCCGATTCAGGCCCACGACGCCGCAGTTTCAAGGAGTCCAGAGAACTGGAAACTCTGGAGCAGACATTGCCAGACCTTGAAAAGCGCAAGGCTGATCTGGAAGAGGCGATCGGGTCAGGCCAGGGAGACCTCACCAACCTGAGTCAAGATCTGGCGACACTGCTCGAACGAATTCAGGAGAGCGAAGAGCGCTGGCTGGAACTCAGTGAACTGGCTCCCTGA
- a CDS encoding DUF2301 domain-containing membrane protein — protein sequence MTKADPQFEGVYGSYAITEQDRQEVRRYRIALLVSGLALSAGLLQWWQLGSELAWLWILPLASALGLALRWIHIYLRPLHQALQLFWLLGCLGWCALLALNGPAAALPTLQRQPLWILAIGPLFAAMAGIGFKEFFCFRRPEAIGLTLLLPMALLGRLSNLLPADVCLALLTTAALLLVILAVRKFGMDPAADIGDKSVFAYLEAQRNVVTP from the coding sequence ATGACCAAAGCCGATCCCCAGTTTGAAGGCGTCTATGGCTCCTATGCAATCACCGAACAGGATCGGCAGGAGGTGCGTCGGTATCGGATTGCGCTGCTCGTGAGTGGCCTTGCACTCAGTGCCGGTCTGCTGCAGTGGTGGCAGCTCGGCAGTGAACTGGCCTGGCTCTGGATCTTGCCACTTGCCTCTGCCCTCGGATTGGCGCTGCGCTGGATCCACATCTACCTGCGTCCGTTGCACCAGGCCTTGCAGCTGTTCTGGTTGCTGGGATGTCTGGGATGGTGCGCCTTGCTGGCTCTGAACGGCCCAGCCGCTGCCCTGCCAACCCTGCAACGCCAACCCTTGTGGATCCTGGCGATCGGTCCCCTATTCGCGGCAATGGCCGGCATCGGTTTCAAGGAGTTCTTTTGTTTCCGCAGGCCTGAGGCCATCGGACTCACCCTGTTACTGCCCATGGCACTCCTAGGGAGATTGAGCAACCTGCTTCCAGCAGACGTCTGCCTTGCATTGCTCACGACGGCTGCTCTGCTCCTGGTGATCTTGGCGGTCCGCAAGTTCGGAATGGACCCAGCCGCCGATATCGGCGATAAGAGCGTGTTTGCTTACCTGGAAGCGCAGCGCAATGTCGTCACCCCGTGA
- a CDS encoding glutathione S-transferase C-terminal domain-containing protein gives MALPPLVVATAREGWRWQWRQLMQGLGPADTEGRYQRPASDRIDVLIPDKSGLQFRADAQRPRLVIGRSCPWAHRTWLMHRLRQLDDTLTLLMATADHRAGRWSLVPAWLGCDSLLALYRHCGTPPHHRATVPALIDPGEEAEPTPQLLGNDSAALTETLNQWPGGEGAMDLAPAALEPNIQRWLQLLQPAVNDGVYRCGFARTQKAYDEASAALFSALDEVEAALQHQGPWLCGAQPTIADVCLFPTLIRWELVYAPLFGCNAQPLWMFPALWSWRQSFYALPGVAETCDGEAWRADYFGALFPLNPGGIIPAGPDLCTLIKSSPALP, from the coding sequence ATGGCTTTACCTCCTCTGGTTGTTGCTACTGCCAGAGAGGGCTGGCGGTGGCAGTGGCGCCAGCTGATGCAGGGGCTTGGACCGGCTGATACCGAAGGGCGTTACCAGCGTCCTGCGAGCGACCGAATCGACGTGCTGATTCCAGATAAGTCTGGCCTGCAATTCCGTGCCGACGCGCAACGGCCACGGTTGGTGATCGGGAGAAGCTGCCCTTGGGCCCATCGCACCTGGCTGATGCATCGACTGCGTCAACTGGATGACACCCTCACCCTGTTGATGGCCACAGCTGATCACCGCGCCGGACGCTGGTCCCTCGTTCCAGCCTGGCTGGGCTGTGACTCTCTGCTCGCTCTGTATCGGCATTGCGGTACTCCGCCCCATCACAGGGCCACCGTTCCAGCCCTGATCGATCCAGGGGAGGAGGCTGAGCCCACTCCCCAACTCCTAGGGAATGACAGCGCTGCACTCACCGAAACGCTCAATCAATGGCCAGGAGGGGAAGGAGCCATGGACTTGGCTCCCGCCGCTCTGGAGCCAAACATTCAACGCTGGCTCCAGCTCTTGCAGCCAGCCGTCAACGATGGCGTCTACCGATGCGGCTTCGCACGCACGCAGAAGGCTTACGACGAGGCCAGCGCAGCCTTGTTCTCAGCGCTGGACGAGGTAGAGGCCGCATTGCAGCACCAGGGCCCCTGGCTCTGCGGCGCGCAACCCACCATCGCGGATGTGTGCCTGTTCCCCACGTTGATCCGCTGGGAGCTGGTCTACGCCCCACTCTTTGGATGCAACGCCCAGCCGTTGTGGATGTTCCCGGCGCTATGGAGCTGGCGTCAATCCTTCTACGCCCTTCCAGGGGTTGCAGAAACCTGCGATGGCGAGGCCTGGCGCGCCGACTACTTCGGCGCCCTTTTCCCGTTGAATCCCGGCGGCATCATTCCAGCGGGGCCGGATCTCTGCACACTGATAAAGAGTTCACCGGCATTGCCATGA
- a CDS encoding aspartoacylase, which produces MVRPRVLVVAGTHGNEINGPWLLDQWRQYPALIDSEGLNVQLAIGNPAACAKGRRYLDRDLNRSFHPDLHKEASESAAESDREMVQALELLKQFGPKGQTPCDLVVDLHSTTSAMGNCLVVYGRRPVDLALAALVQHRLGLPIYLHEADAAQQGFLAERWPCGLVIEVGPVPQNVRRSDIVLQTRLALEAVLAAITSVRDGSARYPDQVVIHLHLGSLDVPRRSSGDPDALVHPNLQGRDWQPLKAGDPLFIDAESNTVVFDGEDGLVPVFINEAAYAEKAIALSLTKRETWPLPKDWKEALAELLR; this is translated from the coding sequence ATGGTGAGGCCTCGGGTTTTGGTGGTGGCCGGTACCCACGGCAATGAGATAAATGGGCCCTGGTTGCTCGACCAATGGCGCCAATATCCGGCCTTGATTGATTCCGAGGGTCTCAACGTGCAGCTGGCGATCGGCAATCCTGCGGCTTGCGCGAAGGGCCGGCGCTACCTCGACCGAGATCTCAACCGTTCTTTCCACCCGGACCTCCACAAGGAGGCATCAGAGTCTGCTGCCGAGTCGGATCGGGAAATGGTGCAGGCACTCGAATTGCTGAAGCAATTCGGTCCGAAGGGGCAAACGCCCTGCGACCTGGTGGTGGACCTGCACAGCACCACCTCAGCGATGGGCAATTGCCTGGTTGTGTATGGACGCCGGCCCGTCGATTTGGCATTGGCGGCGTTGGTTCAGCACCGACTGGGTCTTCCGATCTATCTGCATGAAGCGGACGCGGCGCAGCAGGGCTTTCTTGCGGAGCGCTGGCCCTGTGGACTGGTGATCGAGGTGGGACCGGTTCCCCAGAACGTACGCCGTTCCGACATCGTGCTGCAGACCCGCCTGGCTCTCGAAGCTGTGTTGGCGGCGATCACATCGGTGCGTGACGGGAGTGCTCGCTATCCCGACCAGGTTGTGATTCACCTCCATCTGGGCAGCCTGGATGTGCCGAGACGCAGTTCTGGTGATCCGGATGCCCTGGTGCATCCCAATCTTCAGGGTCGCGATTGGCAACCCTTGAAAGCAGGGGATCCACTGTTTATCGACGCCGAATCAAACACTGTTGTTTTTGACGGTGAGGATGGACTGGTTCCTGTGTTTATCAACGAAGCGGCTTATGCCGAGAAGGCGATCGCCTTGAGCCTCACAAAGCGGGAGACGTGGCCTCTTCCCAAAGACTGGAAAGAGGCGTTGGCCGAACTGCTGAGGTGA
- the psbA gene encoding photosystem II q(b) protein has protein sequence MTTTIQQRSGANGWQSFCEWVTSTNNRLYVGWFGVLMIPTLLAATTCFIVAFIAAPPVDIDGIREPVAGSLIYGNNIISGAVVPSSNAIGLHFYPIWEAASLDEWLYNGGPYQLVVFHFLIGIFCYMGREWELSYRLGMRPWICVAYSAPVAAASAVFLVYPFGQGSFSDGMPLGISGTFNFMLVFQAEHNILMHPFHMMGVAGVFGGSLFSAMHGSLVTSSLVRETTESESQNYGYKFGQEEETYNIVAAHGYFGRLIFQYASFNNSRSLHFFLAAWPVVGIWFTALGVSTMAFNLNGFNFNQSILDGQGRVLNTWADVLNRANLGMEVMHERNAHNFPLDLAAAESTPVALQAPAIG, from the coding sequence ATGACCACCACCATTCAGCAGCGCTCCGGCGCCAATGGCTGGCAGTCCTTCTGCGAGTGGGTCACCTCCACCAACAACCGCCTGTATGTGGGCTGGTTCGGTGTGCTGATGATCCCCACCCTGCTGGCTGCCACCACCTGCTTCATCGTTGCCTTCATCGCAGCGCCCCCCGTCGACATCGACGGCATCCGTGAGCCCGTCGCCGGCTCCCTGATCTACGGAAACAACATCATCTCTGGTGCTGTTGTTCCTTCCTCGAACGCCATCGGCCTGCACTTCTATCCCATCTGGGAAGCTGCTTCTCTCGATGAGTGGCTGTACAACGGCGGTCCTTACCAGCTGGTGGTCTTCCACTTCCTGATCGGCATCTTCTGCTACATGGGTCGCGAGTGGGAACTTTCCTACCGCCTCGGCATGCGCCCCTGGATCTGCGTTGCTTACAGCGCACCTGTGGCTGCTGCCTCCGCCGTGTTCCTGGTGTACCCCTTCGGTCAGGGTTCCTTCTCTGACGGCATGCCCCTCGGCATCTCCGGCACCTTCAACTTCATGCTGGTGTTCCAGGCAGAGCACAACATCCTGATGCACCCCTTCCACATGATGGGCGTCGCAGGTGTGTTCGGTGGCTCCCTGTTCTCCGCCATGCACGGTTCACTGGTGACCTCCTCCCTGGTGCGTGAAACCACCGAGAGCGAGTCCCAGAACTACGGCTACAAGTTCGGCCAAGAGGAAGAGACCTACAACATCGTGGCTGCCCACGGTTACTTCGGTCGCCTGATCTTCCAATACGCCTCCTTCAACAACAGCCGCAGCCTTCACTTCTTCCTGGCTGCCTGGCCTGTGGTCGGCATCTGGTTCACTGCCCTGGGCGTCAGCACCATGGCTTTCAACCTGAACGGTTTCAACTTCAACCAGTCCATCCTTGATGGTCAGGGCCGCGTCCTGAACACCTGGGCTGATGTGCTGAACCGCGCCAACCTCGGCATGGAAGTGATGCACGAGCGCAACGCTCACAACTTCCCCCTCGACCTGGCTGCTGCTGAGTCCACTCCTGTGGCTCTGCAAGCACCTGCCATCGGCTGA
- a CDS encoding bifunctional orotidine-5'-phosphate decarboxylase/orotate phosphoribosyltransferase, whose protein sequence is MGFFTALTEAMGSRQSLLVTGLDPNPEMLRSWAESCGLGGSSLLSQARSWCKSVIEATADHVCAYKPSLGFYQAMGSAGVELMLEVRELLPNDLPLIIDLKHGDLNSSSAIAAYLFKTLHADAVTLNPLAGQDIAAPFLLYPGKGVLINCHSSNPGARSLQHFPSEQQPLYLQVVRESQSWGTPDQVLLEVGTSDPSVLARVRKEAPERFVMLRSLWGEEGNLQRLMGSGLNATGDGLLLPLPQSLLNQDDIHEQTAALKQRINNLRQEHLVARRDSQAVPFNDCRIWPHAQSSVSMQQSLAESDQMQQGMTQELRDLVIDLFDIRCLLFGEFKQASGAIFNYYVDLRQIISDPALFRRVLDCYAQVLRPLCFNRIAGIPYGSLPTATGLSLQLHKPLIYPRKEVKAHGTRRLVEGEFNEGETVAVVDDILITGGSVLEGIAKLTTSGLTVSDVVVFLDHGGRHDTRAKQRLADAGLNLQAVLTLESIGDLLEEAGRISSRQAEALRSQDGY, encoded by the coding sequence ATGGGTTTCTTCACGGCACTCACCGAGGCGATGGGCAGCAGGCAATCTCTGTTGGTCACCGGCCTTGATCCCAATCCGGAAATGCTTCGCAGCTGGGCTGAATCGTGCGGCCTTGGCGGTAGTTCTCTTCTCAGTCAGGCTCGCTCCTGGTGTAAGTCGGTGATTGAAGCCACCGCTGACCATGTCTGCGCTTACAAGCCAAGCCTGGGTTTCTATCAAGCCATGGGATCAGCAGGGGTTGAGCTGATGCTCGAAGTGCGTGAACTGCTGCCCAACGATCTTCCTCTCATCATTGATCTCAAACACGGGGATCTGAACAGCTCCAGTGCCATCGCCGCTTACCTGTTCAAAACACTCCACGCTGACGCAGTCACCCTGAATCCTTTGGCAGGTCAAGACATCGCCGCGCCGTTTCTGCTTTATCCGGGCAAAGGTGTCTTGATCAATTGCCACAGCTCCAACCCGGGAGCCAGAAGCCTGCAGCATTTCCCCAGTGAGCAGCAGCCCCTTTACTTACAGGTGGTGAGGGAAAGCCAGAGCTGGGGGACTCCCGATCAAGTGCTTCTGGAAGTTGGCACAAGTGACCCCAGCGTTCTTGCGCGCGTACGTAAGGAAGCGCCAGAACGGTTTGTCATGCTCCGCTCGCTTTGGGGTGAAGAGGGAAATCTGCAACGGCTCATGGGCAGTGGCCTGAATGCCACCGGTGATGGCTTGCTCTTGCCGTTACCCCAGAGCCTGCTTAATCAAGACGACATCCACGAACAGACCGCAGCTCTCAAGCAGCGAATCAACAACTTGCGTCAAGAGCACCTTGTGGCTCGACGGGATTCGCAGGCAGTTCCATTCAATGATTGCCGGATCTGGCCCCATGCTCAGTCTTCGGTATCGATGCAGCAATCGCTTGCCGAGTCTGATCAAATGCAGCAAGGCATGACGCAAGAACTCAGGGATCTGGTGATCGACCTGTTTGATATTCGTTGTTTGCTGTTTGGCGAGTTCAAGCAGGCGAGCGGCGCAATCTTCAACTACTACGTTGATCTCCGCCAAATCATTTCCGACCCGGCCTTGTTTCGGCGTGTGCTGGATTGCTACGCCCAAGTGCTGCGGCCGCTCTGTTTTAACCGAATTGCTGGCATTCCCTATGGTTCTCTGCCAACGGCAACCGGGCTTTCACTCCAACTTCACAAGCCATTGATCTACCCGCGTAAAGAGGTGAAGGCCCATGGCACCAGGCGTTTGGTGGAGGGTGAATTCAATGAAGGTGAAACGGTGGCCGTCGTCGACGACATCCTGATAACCGGAGGAAGCGTGCTGGAGGGAATCGCTAAGCTCACCACCTCAGGCCTCACCGTCAGCGACGTCGTGGTGTTCCTCGACCATGGCGGTCGCCATGACACGCGAGCCAAACAACGCCTCGCTGATGCAGGCCTGAATCTTCAGGCGGTGCTCACACTCGAAAGTATCGGCGACCTTTTGGAGGAGGCAGGCCGAATCAGCAGCCGCCAAGCCGAGGCTCTGCGCTCCCAAGATGGCTATTGA
- the psbA gene encoding photosystem II q(b) protein has protein sequence MTTTIQQRSGANGWQSFCEWVTSTNNRLYVGWFGVLMIPTLLAATTCFIVAFIAAPPVDIDGIREPVAGSLIYGNNIISGAVVPSSNAIGLHFYPIWEAASLDEWLYNGGPYQLVVFHFLIGIFCYMGREWELSYRLGMRPWICVAYSAPVAAASAVFLVYPFGQGSFSDGMPLGISGTFNFMLVFQAEHNILMHPFHMMGVAGVFGGSLFSAMHGSLVTSSLVRETTESESQNYGYKFGQEEETYNIVAAHGYFGRLIFQYASFNNSRSLHFFLAAWPVVGIWFTALGVSTMAFNLNGFNFNQSILDGQGRVLNTWADVLNRANLGMEVMHERNAHNFPLDLAAAESTPVALQAPAIG, from the coding sequence ATGACCACCACCATTCAGCAGCGCTCCGGCGCCAATGGCTGGCAGTCCTTCTGCGAGTGGGTCACCTCCACCAACAACCGCCTGTATGTGGGCTGGTTCGGTGTGCTGATGATCCCCACCCTGCTGGCTGCCACCACCTGCTTCATCGTTGCCTTCATCGCAGCGCCCCCCGTCGACATCGACGGCATCCGTGAGCCCGTCGCCGGCTCCCTGATCTACGGAAACAACATCATCTCTGGTGCTGTTGTTCCTTCCTCGAACGCCATCGGCCTGCACTTCTATCCCATCTGGGAAGCTGCTTCTCTCGATGAGTGGCTGTACAACGGCGGTCCTTACCAGCTGGTTGTCTTCCACTTCCTGATCGGCATCTTCTGCTACATGGGTCGCGAGTGGGAACTTTCCTACCGCCTCGGCATGCGCCCCTGGATCTGCGTTGCTTACAGCGCACCTGTGGCTGCTGCCTCCGCCGTGTTCCTGGTGTACCCCTTCGGTCAGGGTTCCTTCTCTGACGGCATGCCCCTCGGCATCTCCGGCACCTTCAACTTCATGCTGGTGTTCCAGGCAGAGCACAACATCCTGATGCACCCCTTCCACATGATGGGCGTCGCAGGTGTGTTCGGTGGCTCCCTGTTCTCCGCCATGCACGGCTCCCTGGTGACCTCCTCCCTGGTGCGTGAAACCACCGAGAGCGAGTCCCAGAACTACGGCTACAAGTTCGGCCAAGAGGAAGAGACCTACAACATCGTGGCTGCCCACGGTTACTTCGGTCGCCTGATCTTCCAATACGCCTCCTTCAATAACAGCCGCAGCCTTCACTTCTTCCTGGCTGCCTGGCCTGTGGTCGGCATCTGGTTCACTGCCCTGGGCGTCAGCACCATGGCGTTCAACCTGAACGGTTTCAACTTCAACCAGTCCATCCTTGATGGTCAAGGCCGCGTCCTGAACACCTGGGCTGATGTGCTGAACCGCGCCAACCTCGGCATGGAAGTGATGCACGAGCGCAACGCTCACAACTTCCCCCTCGACCTGGCTGCTGCTGAGTCCACTCCTGTGGCTCTGCAAGCACCTGCCATCGGCTGA
- a CDS encoding DUF3136 domain-containing protein encodes MTTITFTHEPSLAELRETEAVYTRAMEYLVADGVKEGEARQSVCWRRLKRLHQAFPDRYGNPRALFLSLQAHQRSQKAA; translated from the coding sequence ATGACAACAATCACCTTCACCCATGAACCATCTTTAGCAGAACTGCGAGAAACGGAAGCGGTATACACCCGCGCCATGGAATACCTGGTGGCCGATGGTGTGAAAGAAGGGGAAGCCAGACAAAGCGTCTGCTGGCGACGACTAAAGCGACTCCATCAAGCATTCCCAGACCGTTACGGCAATCCGCGCGCGCTGTTCCTTTCGCTCCAGGCGCATCAGCGAAGCCAGAAAGCGGCTTAG
- a CDS encoding response regulator transcription factor: MDLTPYLQSEHQSANEEPLLSVAINGRIALAMKGRFFLRCFCESFSEKSLIGCAVTDEESCLSYFKMDSFELLLCTDMLEKGNGFELARKARELQPDLKVVVLALSDAIPVEYDNASWLEAVVAEADIIEDRKPLEAAVLAVMGDHSYRSPSLRSDELPYLSCPRLTPREYEVLDRLARGMSDREIAEDLIVTEETARTYTKRLLRTLEVNNRVQAVLKGMRCGMVQI; the protein is encoded by the coding sequence ATGGATCTAACCCCATACCTGCAGAGCGAACACCAATCTGCCAACGAAGAGCCCCTACTTTCCGTTGCCATCAACGGACGAATAGCACTGGCCATGAAGGGGCGTTTCTTTCTACGTTGTTTCTGCGAAAGTTTCAGCGAAAAATCTCTCATTGGGTGTGCTGTTACGGATGAAGAATCCTGCCTGAGTTATTTCAAAATGGATTCATTCGAGCTACTTCTATGCACGGACATGCTTGAAAAAGGCAATGGCTTTGAGTTGGCGCGCAAAGCTCGGGAGTTGCAACCTGACCTGAAAGTAGTGGTACTGGCGTTGAGCGATGCCATTCCCGTGGAGTACGACAATGCATCTTGGCTGGAAGCAGTTGTTGCCGAAGCCGACATCATTGAAGACCGCAAACCTCTTGAAGCAGCAGTATTGGCGGTCATGGGAGATCACTCCTACCGCAGCCCATCACTACGATCTGATGAACTCCCCTATCTCAGCTGCCCGAGGCTCACACCAAGGGAATACGAAGTTCTCGACCGCCTCGCCCGCGGAATGTCCGACCGGGAAATCGCTGAGGATCTCATCGTCACCGAAGAGACCGCACGCACCTATACCAAACGGCTGTTGCGTACTCTTGAAGTGAACAACCGGGTTCAAGCAGTATTGAAGGGAATGCGCTGCGGCATGGTTCAAATCTGA
- a CDS encoding CP12 domain-containing protein, translating into MESIEIHIAKDREELAKAKASGDQAKARHFSTELEELETYRSHHPGEHKDPTSLEVHCELNPDAPECRVYDD; encoded by the coding sequence GTGGAATCAATCGAAATTCATATCGCCAAAGACCGTGAGGAACTCGCCAAGGCGAAGGCCAGCGGAGACCAGGCCAAGGCGCGTCACTTCTCCACCGAGCTCGAGGAGCTCGAGACGTATCGCAGCCACCATCCAGGAGAACACAAGGACCCCACCTCCCTCGAAGTGCATTGCGAGCTCAACCCAGACGCTCCAGAATGCCGCGTCTATGACGACTGA
- a CDS encoding DUF3136 domain-containing protein, whose translation MSTCNLSIGELEAKYPLYCKALKILIKQGKTSAQLQRTLCWDRLRLLHRSLPRQYKSPERLMLIIQAEFASVQDV comes from the coding sequence ATGAGCACATGCAACCTCAGCATTGGAGAGCTCGAAGCCAAGTATCCGCTGTACTGTAAAGCTTTGAAGATCCTCATCAAGCAGGGCAAAACCAGTGCTCAACTTCAACGAACACTCTGTTGGGATCGTTTGAGGTTGTTGCATCGCTCTTTGCCAAGGCAATACAAATCTCCCGAGCGTTTGATGTTGATAATCCAGGCCGAGTTCGCATCAGTTCAAGATGTCTGA